From a single Chloroflexota bacterium genomic region:
- a CDS encoding MoaD/ThiS family protein, which translates to MTIETPRRRTIALEYYSWLATQLKGVGERGMTEHLPISEDMTVRDLLVQLADGSEKFAELVYDREGDRVKEYAALIVNGQMIELAGGLDRRLEDGDRLLLLPGFSGG; encoded by the coding sequence ATGACGATAGAGACCCCACGGCGGCGGACCATCGCGCTGGAGTACTACTCCTGGCTGGCGACCCAGCTCAAGGGCGTCGGCGAGCGCGGCATGACCGAGCACCTGCCGATCTCCGAGGATATGACCGTCCGCGACCTGCTCGTGCAGCTCGCGGACGGCTCCGAGAAGTTTGCCGAGCTGGTCTACGACCGTGAGGGCGACCGGGTCAAGGAGTACGCGGCGCTGATCGTCAACGGCCAGATGATCGAGCTGGCCGGCGGGCTGGACCGGCGGCTGGAGGACGGCGATCGGCTGCTGCTGCTGCCGGGCTTCAGCGGCGGCTGA